One window of the Eschrichtius robustus isolate mEscRob2 chromosome X, mEscRob2.pri, whole genome shotgun sequence genome contains the following:
- the ASMTL gene encoding LOW QUALITY PROTEIN: probable bifunctional dTTP/UTP pyrophosphatase/methyltransferase protein (The sequence of the model RefSeq protein was modified relative to this genomic sequence to represent the inferred CDS: deleted 1 base in 1 codon), with amino-acid sequence MVLCPVIGKLQHKHVVLASASPRRQEILSNAGLRFEVVPSRFKEKLHKASFATPYAYAVETAKQKALEVAGRMHQKDLRAPDVVIGADTIVAVGAMILEKPADKQDAYRMLSRLNGKEHSVFTGVAIVHCCSKDGRLDTEVSEFYEETTVTFSELSEELLWEYINSGEPMDKAGGYGIQALGGMLVENVHGDFLNVVGFPLNHFCKELARLYYPPRPEGLRRVKRDSIPTVDTFENLSDTEGGGSDPGPSAEGGRGGEEAGGDRSQAPGALDAALNGADSRPPFPTGLLELMDGFKASKVLFTACKLKLFDVLKDQGPLKAVDVARKLDACAGGTEQLLDVCAALGLLEKTHRGYSNTAVATLHLVSDGEHSLLGLAEYNDAHVWGVFTRLGLAVREGAGQARGALGVTQEEEHLSQSREMTLQFIRAMHSLSKLTAHPRGHGLRPVRFTSACDLGGCTGILARELTREYPHLQVTVFDLPEVIELSGGFQRGGRQTERIRFVPGDFFKDNLPEADLYVLSRILQDWPDDRLHKLLSRISSSCKPGGGLLVAEAAAEEEGASRSPRLRTLSAGQPRSPDEHRRLLQRHGFRDVRVARAGDLLRVVLGTRAAP; translated from the exons ATGGTGCTGTGTCCGGTGATCGGGAAGCTGCAGCACAAGCACGTGGTGTTGGCCAGCGCCTCCCCGCGCCGCCAGGAGATCCTCAGCAACGCG GGCCTCAGGTTCGAGGTGGTCCCTTCCAGGTTCAAGGAGAAGCTGCATAAGGCCTCATTCGCCACCCCGTACGCATACGCCGTGGAAACGGCCAAGCAGAAGGCCCTGGAGGTGGCCGGCAGGATGCACCAG AAGGACCTGCGGGCCCCTGACGTTGTCATCGGAGCGGACACCATCGTG GCGGTGGGAGCGATGATCCTGGAGAAGCCTGCGGACAAGCAGGACGCCTACCGCATGCTGTCGAG GCTGAACGGGAAGGAGCACAGTGTGTTCACGGGCGTGGCCATCGTCCACTGCTGCAGCAAAG ACGGCCGGCTGGACACGGAGGTCTCGGAGTTCTACGAGGAGACCACGGTGACGTTCTCGGAGCTGTCGGAGGAGCTGCTGTGGGAGTACATCAACAGCGGGGAGCCCAT GGACAAGGCTGGCGGCTACGGGATCCAGGCGCTGGGCGGGATGCTGGTGGAGAACGTGCACGGGGACTTCCTCAACGTCGTGGGCTTCCCCCTGAACCACTTCTGCAAGGAGCTGGCACGCCTGTACTACCCGCCCCGCCCCGAGGGCCTGCGACGGGTCAAGCGCGACTCCATCCCCACCGTCGACACCTTCGAGAATCTCAGTGACACGGAGGGAGGTGGCTCGGACCCAGGTCCGAGCGCCGAGGGTGGCCGTGGTGGCGAGGAGGCGGGCGGAGACCGGTCACAGGCTCCCGGAGCGCTGGATGCAGCCCTTAACGGGGCGGACAGCCGGCCCCCGTTCCCCACTGGCCTCCTGGAGCTGATGGACGGCTTCAAAGCATCCAAG GTCCTGTTCACAGCTTGCAAGCTCAAACTGTTTGATGTGTTGAAAGACCAAGGCCCCCTGAAGGCCGTGGATGTCGCCCGCAAACTCGACGCCTGCGCGGGCGGGACCGAGCAGCTGCTGGATGTCTGCGCGGCCCTGGGGTTACTGGAGAAGACGCACAGAG GTTACAGCAACACGGCGGTGGCGACCCTGCACCTGGTGTCAGACGGCGAACACTCTCTCCTGGGCCTGGCCGAGTACAATGACGCCCACGTCTGGGGTGTCTTCACACGCCTGGGCCTGGCCGTGCGGGAGGGGGCGGGCCAGGCCCGCGGGGCTCTGGGGGTGACGCAGGAGGAGGAGCACCTGTCCCAG AGCAGGGAGATGACACTGCAGTTCATA AGGGCCATGCACAGCCTCAGCAAGCTGACCGCCCACCCACGTGGCCACGGCCTTCGACCTGTCCGATTCACCTCTGCCTGCGACCTGGGAG GCTGCACGGGCATCCTGGCCCGCGAGCTCACCCGGGAGTACCCGCATCTGCAGGTGACTGTGTTTGACCTCCCAGAGGTCATTGAGCTCTCTGGGGGCTTTCAGCGTGGCGGACGACAGACAGAGCGGATCCGCTTTGTGCCAG GTGACTTTTTCAAAGACAACCTCCCGGAAGCAGATCTGTACGTTCTTTCCAGAATTCTGCAGGACTGGCCGGATGACAGACTCCACAAGTTACTGAGCCGGATCTCGAGCAGCTGCAAACCAG GCGGTGGCCTCCTGGTGGCGGAAGCGGcggcggaggaggagggggcgtCGCGGAGCCCCCGGCTGCGGACCCTGAGCGCCGGGCAGCCCCGGAGCCCCGACGAGCACCGCCGCCTCCTGCAGCGACACGGCTTCCGGGACGTGCGGGTGGCCCGCGCGGGGGACCTGCTGCGCGTGGTCCTGGGCACCCGAGCTGCGCCCTGA